Within Dysosmobacter sp. Marseille-Q4140, the genomic segment GAACTGATCGTCAGCGGCTCGGATATCGTGGAAATGCTGCTTCGCCTGCGCCACAATTACAGCGGCGTGCCAGCCGCGATCCTGGGCACCCAGAACATGGTCATGGGCGTGGAGCAGCTTGGCGAGCAGCTCAGCGTCGATGTGACCCCGTACACACTAAAAGAAAACACATATCAGGAGGTCCGGCAGACTGTGGAGCGGGCGGTCCGGGATGGAAAACGGGTGATCATCGGCGGAAAGATCGGCTGTCAGCGGGCACGGGAGCTGGGGATTCCCTCCATGCAGATCCTCTCCGGTCGGGATACCTTCTGGAATGCCATCGCAGAGGCCAAGCAGGTTGCAAAGATCAGCCTTGCGGAGCGGGAGAAAGCTCTGAGCCTCCAGACCCTGCTGGATAACGCGTACGAAGGGCTGTTTGCCATTGACCGAAACGGCTGTGTCTCCTTTCTGAACGCCGCCGCCATCCGCATCCTTCAGCTCTCCACCAGGGAACACTATCTGGGCCGGAAAGCCGCCGAGGTGCTCTCCTCCCCTGCGCTGAACAGGATCCTCTCGCTCTCCGGCGAATATGACGAGATCATCCCCTATAAAAATACGCACCTTTCGGTAAAGAAGGTCGAATTGCTGATGCACGGCGCCGTCGTCGGCAGTGTGGTGACAGTCCTCAACGCCTCGCAGATCCAGACCACTGAGGACAAGCTCCGCATGACCCTGCACCACAAGGGACACAGTGCCAAATACAGTTTTGATCAAATGATCATCCGCGCCCCCAGAATGCTGGAGTGCGTGCAGGAGGCCAAGGCCTTCGCCAGAACGGATTCCAACATCGTGATCGTCGGAGAATCCGGAACCGGGAAGGAGCTGGTCAGCCAGAGCATCCATGCCGCCAGCCGCCGCTCTCAAAACAATTTTGTGGCCCTCAACTGTGCCGCCCTACCGGAAAATCTATTGGAAAGCGAGCTGTTCGGCTATGTGGAGGGCGCTTTCACCGGCGCCGCCAAGGGCGGAAAGGCAGGCCTGTTCGAGATTGCGCACAAGGGAACGATCTTCCTGGACGAAATCTCCGAGATTCCGCTGGGGCTCCAGGGGCGGCTCCTGCGAGTCCTGCAGGAGCGTGAGATCATGCGGCTGGGCGACAGCCGGATCATCCCCATCGACATCCGGGTCATCGCAGCCACCAACAAAAATCTGGAAGATCTGGTGCGTGCGGGAAAATTCCGGCAGGATCTGTACTACCGGCTCTATGTGCTCCAGCTGAATATTCCTCCTCTGCGGGAGCGAAAGGAGGATATCCCGCCTCTGGTGGACAGCTTTATCCGAAAATTCCGGCAGCGGGAGGGGTTCCACACAGAGATTCACCTGACCCCGGCGGATTACGCGCTTTTGCAGGCACAGCCCTGGTACGGAAACGTCCGGGAACTGCGAAATTTCTGCGAGCGGTTCGCCGTTCTCTTCCAACCCGGCACCTCTCCTTCCGAACTGCTTGTCCATCTGCTGGGCGGCAAAAAAATCAGTCAGGCTGAAAGCGGCGGACAAGCCCCCGCTCCGATCTGCGATCGGGAGCGCGTGCTTTCGGCACTGGAAGCCAGTCACGGCAACAAGACGCACGCCGCGGCCGAGCTCGGTATCAGCCGGGTGACCCTGTGGCGCCTGCTCAAGCAAATGGAGGATCCTGCTTCTCAGAAATCGCAGACCGGCAAATGATCCATGCTGCAAGCGCGGCGAAACCAAAGAGTTTCGCCGCGCTTGGCTGTCTCTCAGGCCGGTTTCCTTCGGAACAGCCGGTAGCGGGGCCAACTGCCGCCGCACAGCCGCCAGCGCAGATAGTCGTCCACCACGATCACCGGCAGGGCCAGGAAATACCACAGTACCGCGTAGAGCAGGCACACCTGCCCCAGCACATTCAGCGGCAGATCGCTGTAATCCCAGATGTTCAGCCCCAGCCACAGATTCAGCACGCACCCGCTGGCAAACTCCACGACCGTGATGACCGCGGCGCCGATCAGCGCCTGGAGCACCAGGGGTGTGTCCCAGTCCAGCACCTCGTTGATGCGCCCCACGCCGATGAAGCACAGTCCTCCCACCAGCACCATGGTCCAGTGGCTCCAGCCCCGCCAGAGCAGCTCCAGGCAGAAATACCCCATGCCGCCCATCAAAAACAGCAGGACTTCCCGTCCCGCATTGCGCAGCCGCTCCACGTCCATCCCTCCCGATATCATACAATATCCCTATTGTATGTCCCAGCAGGCGCGGATTATGCCCGGCGATAAATCCCGCCTCCGCCGGGCAAGCTATGGCGGGAGGAGGCATGCATATGGCACATCTGAGCACGTATTTTTCTCTGGAGGACCCCACCGGGGCCCACGATGTGAAGCGGATCAAACGGGAGCTGGACGGCCTGCCGGGGGTGACCTCCGTCAGCGTCAGCCCCGGCGGATGCCTGGCGGTGGATTACGATTCCACCGGTGTCCGGCAGTCCGAGATCCGGCAGAAGGTCCAGGAGCTGGGCTATCAGCTGCGGGCCACGGACTGAGGCGAAAAGGACCCGGGAGAACCAAGTGTTCTCCCGGGTCTTTGTTTTTCAGCTGATCTCCCGGCGGGGGCCCGGCAGCAGCTCCTCGCCGGCCTCCTCCATGGAAAGAGCACCGGCGGACAGCTCTGTCAGCCGGGCGGAAAACATCTCCGCCCCGCCCTCGGGAAAGGCGGCGGTCAATCGGATGTCCGCGGCGTACTCCGTGTTCCGGATGACGCCGCCGCGCTCGGCGATCTCCAGCTTCACCCGCTCCAGCAGCGGATAGGTGCAGGGCACGGTCCACAGCGTCCAAAGGCTCAGCCGGCAGATGCCGGCGGCGGCCAGGGCGTCGTGCGCCCCTTTGGAATAGGCCCGGGTCAATCCCCCGGCCCCCAGCAGGATCCCGCCGAAGTACCGGGTCACCACGCAGCACACGTCCGTGACGCCCAGGCGCTGGAACACGTTCAGCATGGGCTGGCCCGCTGTGCCCTGGGGTTCCCCGTCATCGGAGTAGCGGACGGTGTTCCCCTGCCGCAGCAGGTAGCACCAGCAGTTGTGCCGGGCGTCGTAGTGGCGCTTTTTCGTCTCCTCGATCCGGGCGCGGGCCTCGGCCTCGCTCTCCACATGAAAGACCCGTCCGATGAAGCGGGACCGCTTCTCCACAAACTCGCTCTCCGCGTTCTCAAAGGGCACCCAAATCTCGCTCACGGCCCGTCCTCCTCTTCTATGTCCGTCACTGGGGCGGCTCCGCGTAGGTCGCTACCCGGCCCAGGACCTTTGGCGTGCAGACCGCCGTCACGTCGATGGTGGCGCCGTACTCCACGGACTCCACCTTGGCCTCCCGGTAGAGCATATCCAGCAAGCCGCCCTTGTCGTAGGGCAGGTGCAGCACGCAGCGGCGGCTGCCGCTGTCCAGCCGGTCGGCAATCTTCTTCAGCAGCGTATCCACCCCAGCGCCGGTGCGGGCGGAGATGGACACGATGTCCTCGCCGTGGGGCATGATCTCCCCCGGCGGGAGCTGGTCACACTTGTTGAACACGTCGATCCGGGGCAGCTCCCCGGCGCCCAGCTCCAAAATCAGGTTCTCCACCACCTGGGACTGCTGCTGCCACTCGGGATTGGACACGTCAATGACGTGGAGCAGCAGGTCCGCGTATTCCAGCTCCTCCAGCGTGGCCTTGAAGGCCTCCACCAGCTGGTGGGGCAGCTTGCGGATGAAGCCCACGGTATCGGAAATCACCACGTCCAGCGTGTCTGAGACGGTCAGCAGGCGGCTGGTGGTGTCCAGAGTGTCGAACAGGCGGTTGTTGGCGGGGATGTCCGCCCCGGTCAGGTGGTTGAGAAGGGTGGACTTGCCCGCGTTGGTGTAGCCCACGATGGCCACCACCGGGATCTCGTTCTTCTGCCGCCGCTGGCGCTGGGTCCCCCGGACCCGGCGCACCTCCTCCAGGTCCGCCTTGAGCTTGTCGATCTTGCGGTGGATGTGGCGGCGGTCCGTCTCCAGCTGGGTCTCGCCGGGGCCCTTGGAGCCGATGGGCCCCTTGCCGCTGGTGCCCGCCTGGCGCTCCAGGTGGGTCCACATGCCGGTCAGGCGCGGCAGCAGATACTGATACTGAGCCAGCTCCACCTGGAGGCGGCCCTCCTTGGTCCGGGCCCGCTGGGCGAAAATGTCCAGGATCAGGGCGCACCGGTCCAGGACCTGGACCCCCAGCAGCTGGGTCAGCACCCGCATCTGGGAGGGGGACAGGTCGTTGTCGAAGATCACCATGGTGGCGCCGGTATTCTCGCAGTAGAGCTTGGCCTCCGCCACCTTGCCCTCGCCGATGAAGGTGCGGGGGTCCGGCGCGGGGCGGTTTTGCAGCATCATGCCCACGGTCTCCGCCCCGGCGGTCTCCACCAGGGCGCTGAGCTCCTCCAGTGTGGCTTCGTCGGCATTCTCCTCTTTTTTCAGCACCGGTGAGCTCAGGCCCACCAGCAGCACTTTGTCTCTGATCGTTTCCGTTTTTTCCATCGATTCCCTTTCCTTTGGGTAATTACCGGGCGTAGGCCTCCACCACCTGTCCGGTGTAGATGCGGTGCCAGCCGCCCTTGGCGCCATAGTAGGGCAGGATGGTCCCCTCCGCCGACGGCAGGACGCAGGCGGGGTCCATGTCCTGGACATAGAGCTTCCGGCACACCAGGACCCACTCCGCCTCGTCAAAGAAGGGGGCGTCTCCGGCACCGTAGCGGACCGTCAGACCGCAGGCGGCGATCTTGTCGGTATCCCGGCCGCTGTGGCTGCCGCAGAAAGCGGTGGTCTGCTTCAGTTCCTTCGGCAGGACAGAGACAGTGAAATAGTCGCTGCTCTCCATGAAGGAGAAGGTGTGCCGCTCCGGCCGTACGTACACGGTGCATACCGGAAGGCTCCACAGCTGGCCCATCTGGCACCAGCCGATGGTCATGGTATTGCAGCCGCTCTTATCCCCGGCGGTCAGCAGGGGCGGCTGGGCGCCGAATACCCGCAGCACCTCCGGCGTCAGGGTTTGCAGCTCCACGGGATGCAGATTCATAAAAAAACGCTCCTTTCCGGATCCTGGCAGATGGTCGCGATAATCATATGCATTGCATTAGTATATGCGCTTTGCCGGGAAAAGTAAAGTTTTCCACGGAGTAAAAAAAGGGTCTGCTGACAAACGCAGCAGACCCTTTTCGATGTGTCAGACTTACTTGTCCAGGCCGAACTTCTTGTTGAACTTGGCCACGCGTCCGCCGGTATCCACCAGCTTCTGCTTGCCCGTGAAGAAGGGGTGACACTTAGAGCAGACTTCCACCTTGATATCCTTCTTGGTAGAACCTGTCTCAATCACATTACCGCAGGCGCAAGTAATCGTAGTCTGCTGATAATTGGGATGGATTCCTTCCTTCATTGCTCTCGTTCACCTCTTTCTCTTCCAGACTACCCTTGGGAAGCTTTCACCTCACAAAAGCGAACTTTAGTTTACCACAGTCCCCTTTGAAATGCAAGCATTTTTCACAGAATTTTCAGATTTTTTTGTCTCCCGGTAGCATTCTTTTTGCTTTTTTGCGTTTCTTTCCTTGAAATGCAACGTTCCGTGCGGTATTATGATATAATATTGTATAATTTCCCAAAAAAGAAGGTGTGCGCTGTGATCCGTTGGTCCTTGCTGGCGGAATTCTTTTCGCTGTTCATTTTGGGCATCATCTTTGTCCGCTACTACTGCTACGAGCGGAAAGTGGCCTTCACCCGCAAGCGGAGGCTGTTTTTATTCTGCCTGCTCTCTTCCGGGGCTTCCATCCTGCTGAATATCCTGTGTGTGTTCACTCTGGCCCGGCCGGACGCGGTCCCTCTGTGGGTGAACATGGCCCTCAACACCCTGTATTTCCTGCTCAGCGCCGCCATGTGCTCCCTGTTCGCCTATTTCCTGCTGGTGCTGATCCTGGAGCACGTCTACGGTTCCCGGTGCCTGCGCTCCGCCCGGCGGGTCCTGATGGTCCTGACGGCCGCCTTTGCGGCCCTGTCGCTGGCCACCCCCTTCACCGGCCTGCTGTTCTACTTTGACGAAAACGGCTACTACCAGCGGGGCCCTCTGAACCAGATCGGCTACGGCTTTCTGTTTCTGGAGCTGCTGGTGCTGGCTATCTGCTTTTTCCGCAACCGCAGCAGCGTCTCCACCCACATGGTGTACGTCATGCGCAGCCTGCCGCCCTTCATTCTTGCGCTCTCGTTGTTCCAGCTGTGCTACCCGGAGATCCTGCTCAACGGCACACTCAGCGCCGCCGCTATCCTGATCCTCTTCATCGCCTTCCAGAGCCACACCAACGACCATGACAGTCTCACCGGCGTCCGCAGCCACAACAATTTCCTCACGGAACTATCCCTGCGGATCGCGGGCCGCCAGCCCATCCAGGTGATCATGGTGTCGCTGCTGTCCCTGTCGGACATCAATCTCCAGCACGGCCACGCCGTGGGCGACGCCGTGCTGTATGAGGCGGCCCAGTATCTGGAGCGCTTCTCTCCCCAGAGCCGGGCCTTCCGACCGGGGAACACCTCCTTCGCCCTGGTGCTGCCATGGACTTCCCAGCAGCAGGCCGACCGGGATCTGGAGGCCGTCCGCGCCCGTTTTCAGGAGCCCTGGGTCCTGGGGGATCTGGTCTGCCGCTCCGACTTCTGCATGACGGACCTTTGCTGTGCGGACCGGCCCAGCGGCTCCGCCGAGCAGATCCTGGAGCAGCTGGAGTACGCCCTGTCCCTGGCCAAGGCGGACCGGGGCGTGGTCCGGTTTGACGAGCGGGTGGCCCGCAGCCTGCGGCGCAAGCAGGAACTGATCGGGACCCTGCGCCGGTCCATCCAGGAGCGGCGGTTCCGGGTGTGGTATCAGCCCATTTACAGCTGCCGGGACAAGCGCTTTTGCTGCGCGGAGGCCCTGCTGCGGCTGATGGACCAGGAGGGCACCATCATTCCCCCGGACACCATCATCCCCCTGGCGGAGGAGACGGGCATGATCGGGGACCTGACCTGGCTGGTGCTGGAGGAGGTCTGCCGCCTGCTCAGCAGCGGAACGGTCCCGGAGCTGGAGTCGGTGTCGGTGAACCTCTCTATGCAGCAGCTGCTGGACGAGGACCTGTCCCACCGGCTGCTGTCCATCCTGGACGCCTACGGCCTGACACCGGACCGGGTGAAGCTGGAGATCACGGAGCGGTTCCTGCTCCACGACGCCCGCCACGCCCGGCGGCAGCTGGCAGCGCTGAAGTCCGCGGGGTTTGAGATCTACATGGACGATTTCGGTGTGGGCTATTCCAACCTCTCCAGCGTGCTGGACTATCCGCTGGACTGCATCAAGCTGGACCGGAGCCTGATCCGCCGGCTGCCCGGAGACCAGCGCTCCCGCCTGATGGCGGAGACGCTGCTGACGCTGTTCCACCGGCTGGACAAGACGCTGATCGTGGAGGGCGTGGAGACCGCTGAGCAGGCCGAATACCTGGCGGAACAGAACGCCGACATGATCCAGGGATTCTACTATGCCTGCCCCATGCCCCAGGAGGCCCTGGCAGAATTCTTCCGGGACCAGGATGCAGCGTCTGAGATGTGATGCCGCCTCCTTCAAAAATCGATCAAGCCGCCGGAGCGAAACGCTCCGGCGGCTTTTTTTCGGGAAGAGCCTCTCAGACCTCCACGGTCTCGCCGGGGGTCAGGAAGTACAGCACCCGGCGGGCCACCCTTTTTTCCAGCACCCGCTCCAGAGCGCCGCTGTACGCCTCCAGCTGGGGCCGGTAGTGGGCCGCCCGCTGGGCGACCTCCTCCGGCGTGCGGACATGGTCGGTCTTGAAATCCACCACCGTCAGCCCCTCCGCCGTCTCGAAGCAGCAGTCTACCACGCCCTGGAGCAGCATCCGGTCCCCGCCGGCAGCCGCGCCGTCATAGTCCCGCGCGTCCATCAGCAGCGTGAAGCGATACTCCCGCAGGAGGTTTCCACCCCGGCGGATCTCCTCCGCCAGGGGGCTCTCCAGGAAGCGGACCAGCTGCCCAGGATCCACGGAGGCGGCCTGCTGGTCGGTCAGCAGCCCCCGGCGGCGCAGGTCCTCGATCTGCCCCGCCGCGTCGGGGTTTTTGAAGTCCAGGTATTGCAGCGCCAGGTGGGTGGCGGTGCCCCGCTCCGCCGCCGTCAGGCCCCGGCGCTCCTGCCGGAACAACGGCTGGCGCAGAGGGCGCAGATAGGGCGTGTGGGCGGCGTTTTCCGCGATCTCCTGGTCCAGCTCCCGGCCCTTGAGCTGGGTTGCCGTGACCTTGGCGGGCAGCGCGGTCTCCCGCTGGAAGGGATAGACGAAGTCCAGCAGGGCCGGGTCGAAGGAGACCTCCTCCGCCGTCTCCCCCGCCGCCCTCTCCGGCGGGGCCGGGCGGGCGGCGTAATCGGCGGCGACGTGAACAAAGACCTGCCAGGGCCGGTCCTCCCCGACGTACAGTCTCTCCGGCTCCAGCTCCGCCAGGGCCCGCAGGGGCGCGGCCTCCGGGCGGCACAGCAGGGGCAGCAGGACCCAGTCCCCCATGCTGCGGCCCTCCGCCACCGCCTCCGGCAGCGCCGGACAGCCGGCCACGGCGCAGAGCTTTTTCAGCCGGGTCCCGGCGTGGTACACCGCGTCCACCAGGATCAGCTTCTCCTGGGGCCGGGTCATGGCCACGTACAGGATCCGCTGCTCCTCCGCCAGGTTCTCCCGCCGCAGCTTCTCCTGGAGGGCCAGGCGGGCCAGGGTGGGATACTGGATCCGCCGCTCCAGGTCCACCCGCCGGGGCCCCAGGCCCAGGGTCGGGTGCACCAGCACCGCCGTATCAAAGTCCTGCCGGGAGAAGGCGTGGTCCAGGTCCGCCAGGATCACCACCGGGAACTCCAGGCCCTTGGACTTGTGGATGCTCATGAGCCGCACACCGGAGACCGCGGAGGGCCCCTTGGTGGGCGGCGCCTGATCCTGGTCCAGCAGCCGCCGCAGCTCCGTCACGAAGGCGAACAGGCCCTTGCAGCCTCCCGCCTCGAACCGTTCCGCCTGACCGCTCAGGGCGATCAGGTTCTCCCGGCGCTGGGGTCCGTCGTCCATGGCGCCGAACACGCCCAGGACGTTGAGACGGTCGTAGATGGTCCAGATCAGCTGGTGGACGCTCAGGTCCCGGGCCGCCTGGCGCAGGTCCTCCAGCGCGGCCAGGAAAAATTGGCAGTCCTCCCCGCCGTCGGCGCGGACTGCGTCGTAGAAGTCCCCGGTCCGGTCTCTGCCCCGGATCTCGGCCAGCCGGTCGGGGGTGAAGCCGAACACCGGCGAGCGCAGCACGGAGATGAGGGGCACGTCCTGACGGGGATTGTCCACGATCTCCAGCAGCGCCAGCATGACAGAGATCTCCATGGTCTCAAAGAAGTCCCCGCTCTCCTGGAAGGCGCAGGGGATGTCCTGCTCCGCCAGGGCCTGGGCATAGGCCGCGCCCCGGCTGCCGGGGGAGCGCAGCAGGATCACCACGTCCTCCGGCCGGCAGGGACGGCGGGCACTGTCCTCTCCGGTGACCAGGAAGGGCTCGTCCAGCAGGCGGCGGATCCGCGCCGCCACGAAGCGGGCCTCGGCGGTGAGCTTGCGGACGGGCCGCTCCTCCGCCGCCCCCCGGGGCTGGGCGGAGATCAGGTGGAACTCCGTCTCACAGCCCTCCGCGGCCGGATAGTATTCCGCGCCGAAGTGGAGAGACTCGTCGTCGCCGTAGGCCATCTCCCCCATCTGGGGAGAGAGGATGTTGGAAAAGATGAAGTTGGCCCCGTCCAGCACCTCCTGCCGGGAGCGGAAGTTCTTCGTCAGCAGCAGCTTCCTTGGCTCGCCCTCGGCGGCCTCGCCCCGGGTCTTGTAGCGGCTGTACTTGTCCAGAAAGATGGTGGGGTCCGCCAGGCGGAAGCGGTAGATGCTCTGCTTCACGTCGCCCACGGTGAAGAGGTTCTTCCCCTCCCGGGACACGGCCCGGAAGATGGCGTTTTGCACCTCGTTGGTGTCCTGGTACTCGTCCACCAGGATCTCCGCGTACCGGTCCGCCACCTGGCGGCCCAGCTCCGTAGGGGTCCCGTCGGGGCCCACCAGGAGGCCCAGGACCAGGTGCTCCTGGTCGGAGAAGTCCGCGGCGTTCATCCTCAGCTTCTCCTGCCGGTAGCGCTCCGCAAAGCGCGCCGTCAGATCCAGCAGGGCCACCATGGCCGGAGCCACCGCCCGCAGGTCCTCCATGGCCTCCTCCCCGCTGACGCCCAGGGGCTCCCCCAGCTTCTTCCAGCCCGCCTTGCAGTTCTCCCAGATCTGCTTGAGGGCCGCCACGTCCGCATCGTCCTTGCGGCCCTTGGGGGTGGTCAGCCGGGGGAAGGTCACGGCGGCGTTGGCCGCCCGGACCGCCTCCCAGGTCTCCGCCCCGGCCAGGGCGTCGAAGCACCCGGCGGCCACGGAGAACTTCTCCCCGTAGCCCCGCTCCAACGCCTCGTCCCCCGCCGTCCGGTCCGCGCCGGACCGCAGCAGCGCCGCCCAGTGGGCCGCCCGGCGGCGCACCTGGGCCAGGAGCTCCGCGGCGTAAGGCGTTCCGTCGAACCCGGCGGGCAGGTCCGCCCAGGCCGCCCGGCTCTTCTCCAGCCATCCCTCCGGGGAGGCGTGGCTCTGGAGCTTGCCGTACAGCTCCAGCACCAGCTCCTCCAGGCGGCTGTCGTCCCGGCCGGCGCCCAGGGTGTCCGCCAGCGCTGCGCCGCCCTCATCCAGGTTTCCATAGAACTCCTCCAGCTCCCGGCCCAGGCACCGGCGGCGGAGCAGGTCCGCGTCGGCCTCGTCCAGGACCCGGAAGTCCGGCGTCAGGGCGTGGCGGTCCTCCTCCCGGGCCAGCAGGTGGGTATTCTCCCGCAGCAGCGCCGTGCAGAAGGCGTCCACGGTCTTGATGTCCGCCTGGTACACCCGCAGCAGCTGCCGCCGGAGGCGTCCGTCGCCGGGGTCCTCCCCCAGGCGCTTGTTCAATTCCGCGGCGATCTTGCTCCGCAGCTCCGCCGCGGCAGCCCGGGTGTAGGTGATGATGAGGAAGTCGTCCAGGTTCCGGCGCTCCTCCGTCACATACCGGAACAGCCGCTCCACCAGCACCTTGGTCTTGCCGGAGCCGGCGGCGGCGGACACCAGCAGTGCCCCGCCCCGGTCCTCCACCGCGGCGCACTGCTGGTCGGTCAGCTTCACCTTTGCCATGGGACCTCCTCCTCCTCTCCTCGTTGTGCCAGCATAGTCCCTCCGCCGTCACGGCGCCTCCGGTGCCGTCTCCTCTTCCACGGCCTGCCAGAACTCCTCCGGCTTCACCGGCAAAATCCACCGCAGGCGGTCCCGGTCCCGGCCGTCCTGGAAGTGGCAGGCCGGCGCCCAGTCGCAGAAGCGGCAGTAGCTGTCCTCCTCGCTGCGGCAGCAGGGGTCCGCATCGATGTTGCCCTCCCGGACCTCCCGTCCGATCTGCCCCACCAGCTTTTCCACATACTGTCCCAGCTTCCCCAGCTGAGCCGCGGAGGCCAGGCTGCCGCCCAGCGCCCCGTCCCGGCCCACCCGCACGGGGAGATACCGGGGCTGGGTCAATGCCTCGTGCTCCATGGCCTGGAGCACCTCCGGTTCCGCCAGGAGCAGTCCCGTGCGGCGCAGCTGCTTGTCCCGCTCGCTCTGGAGCTGCTCCGGCGTGATGTTCCGCTCCGCCGGAAGCAGCTCGTCCCGGGCCGGGAAGTACAGCACGCCGGCGGGCTCGATGTCCCGGCCGAACCGGGCTTTGCCCTCTTTTTCCAGGGCAAAGAGGTACAGCAGCATCTGGATGTCCAGGCCCATCTTCACGGCGGAGAGGTCGAAGGCCTTCCGGCCGGACTTGTAGTCCACCACCCGGAGATACAGCTTTCCGTCCTTTTCCCAGCCGTCCACCCGGTCTACCTTGCCGCCGATCCGCAGCTCCCCGTCGGGCTCGCTGATGGTCACCGCCGGCAGCTCTCCCTGGTCGCCGAAGCTCAGCTCGAAGGCCAGGGGTACGAAGTCCGAACAGCGCATCTCCCGGGCGATCTGGTCCACGATGGCAAAGGCGGTATTCCGCAGCCGGGCGAAGAGATAGCGGAACCGGGCGGTCCGGCCGTCAAGGCCCTGCAGCTCCTCCCGGGCGTAGCGGTCGATGTACTGCTGCGTCAGGGCGTGGAGGGTCTCCTCCTCCACAGCGGCAAAGCCGCCCATGGCCAGCACGTCCCGGGTGACGTTCTCCAGCAGGTAGTGGAGGAACGTGCCGATCTGGGGGGCGTCGAAGGCTGCCGTCCGGCGGGGCTTTGCCCGGAGACCGTACTCCATGAAGTAGGCGAAGTGGCAGCTGCGCAGCCGCTCCGCCCGGGAGGCGGTCATGCTGATACGACTGCCGTAGAGGGTCTGGACCGCCGCCCGGGAGAGCTTCCCCCGGCGGGCGGAGGCCGCCCGCTCCATGGCCGCCAGCCGGTCCGCACAATCCGGGTCCTCCGCAAAGTGCCGCCACAGGGGGCCGCCGGGGTCGGTCCCGGCGGCCTCCAGTGCAGGCTGAATCGCTGTAAATCGATAATCCTTTTCAGTCGTTTCCCGCTCCACCGCCAGTTCCGGGAACAGCACCCGCAGCCGCTCCACCACGAAGGCCGGGCGCAGCTCCGCCCCGGTCACGTCGCTGACCGGGTAGCTGACCGTCAGGCCCCGGGTGGGCTGGGCCAGGGCGGCGTAGAGGTTTTGCAGCTGAATGCCCATCTGGTCCATGCCGCTGGGGGCCAGCCGGATGCCCCGCAGGGCCAGGGCCTCCCGGTCGTCCTCGTTGAGGATGCCGCCGCTCTGGCCCGTCGCGGGCAGTACATGGTCGTTGGCCCCCAGGAGAAACAGGTACTTGGCGGTGTGGCGGTCATTGCGGTCGATGCCGCTGACGCTGACCTGATCCAGCGACACCGGGATGGTGCCCACGCTGTACTGGGAGGCCACCTGCCGCAGAAGACGGCTGAACTCTTCCAGCTCCATGGGCTCGTCCCCCAAGATCTCCACGAACTGGTCCAGGATGCCGCAGAGGATCTCCCACAGCTGGGCGGTCTCCTCCGCCTCCTGCATCCGGCCCGCGTCAGCCTGGGCGCGCATCTGTGCCTCCAGGGCCGATTGCAGCCCCAGCTCCTCCAAAAAGCTGTAAAGGGAATTGACTTTCTCCCCCGCCGTCTCTCCGGCTTTCAGACCGTTCCAAAGCCGCTCCAGGGGCTCCCGCACCCGGCGGCGCAGGTCGTTGACCGCATCCAGCCGGGCCTGGCGCCGCTCGTCCCAGGGGGCGCCGTAGCCGTCGGGGTTGTCGGTCCAGTCCACGTCCCGCAGCCACATCCGTCCGTGGATCTCCCACTTGAGGACGTAGTTTTCCAGCAGGTCGCACTCCTCGGCCGTCAATCCCGCCAGGCCCGTTTTCAGCCAGCGGAACATATCCTCGTACTCAAAGCCGTTCTCCAGAGACGAGAGGACACCGGTCACCAGGCTCCACACGGGCTTTTCCAGCATGTCGCTGCGGCGGCTGAGGTACACGGGGATGCCGTACCGGGGGAACACCGCCTGGATGATGCCCTCGTAATCCCCCATGGAGGCGGCGGCCACGGTGATGTCCCGGTAGCGGCACTTCCCCGCCGCCGTGAGGCGCCGGATGTCCGCCGCTGTCTGCTCCACCTCAGAGAAGGCGGTGTCCGCCTCCCGGATGCGGACGGCGCCGCCCAGGTCTCCCCCGTAAGGGGCCAAGGTCCCGAAAAAATACCGCTCCAGGTGGCCCAGGGGCGTGTCGTCCCCGCCGGTGAGCGTGACCGCCTCCCAGGGCCGCCCGGCCCGCTGGGCCAGGCGCACCAGCTGCTCTTTGGTGCGCAGGGAGGCCTCGAACATCTCCTCGCGGCTGTCCGGCTCCCCCAGCAGGGTCACAGTG encodes:
- a CDS encoding sigma 54-interacting transcriptional regulator; protein product: MKRQVQDNTHYLLETIVAAATDEVLTNTPECDVMIARGGTYLDLCKRSFPVPLVELIVSGSDIVEMLLRLRHNYSGVPAAILGTQNMVMGVEQLGEQLSVDVTPYTLKENTYQEVRQTVERAVRDGKRVIIGGKIGCQRARELGIPSMQILSGRDTFWNAIAEAKQVAKISLAEREKALSLQTLLDNAYEGLFAIDRNGCVSFLNAAAIRILQLSTREHYLGRKAAEVLSSPALNRILSLSGEYDEIIPYKNTHLSVKKVELLMHGAVVGSVVTVLNASQIQTTEDKLRMTLHHKGHSAKYSFDQMIIRAPRMLECVQEAKAFARTDSNIVIVGESGTGKELVSQSIHAASRRSQNNFVALNCAALPENLLESELFGYVEGAFTGAAKGGKAGLFEIAHKGTIFLDEISEIPLGLQGRLLRVLQEREIMRLGDSRIIPIDIRVIAATNKNLEDLVRAGKFRQDLYYRLYVLQLNIPPLRERKEDIPPLVDSFIRKFRQREGFHTEIHLTPADYALLQAQPWYGNVRELRNFCERFAVLFQPGTSPSELLVHLLGGKKISQAESGGQAPAPICDRERVLSALEASHGNKTHAAAELGISRVTLWRLLKQMEDPASQKSQTGK
- a CDS encoding heavy-metal-associated domain-containing protein, whose amino-acid sequence is MAHLSTYFSLEDPTGAHDVKRIKRELDGLPGVTSVSVSPGGCLAVDYDSTGVRQSEIRQKVQELGYQLRATD
- a CDS encoding YigZ family protein: MSEIWVPFENAESEFVEKRSRFIGRVFHVESEAEARARIEETKKRHYDARHNCWCYLLRQGNTVRYSDDGEPQGTAGQPMLNVFQRLGVTDVCCVVTRYFGGILLGAGGLTRAYSKGAHDALAAAGICRLSLWTLWTVPCTYPLLERVKLEIAERGGVIRNTEYAADIRLTAAFPEGGAEMFSARLTELSAGALSMEEAGEELLPGPRREIS
- a CDS encoding flavin reductase, translated to MNLHPVELQTLTPEVLRVFGAQPPLLTAGDKSGCNTMTIGWCQMGQLWSLPVCTVYVRPERHTFSFMESSDYFTVSVLPKELKQTTAFCGSHSGRDTDKIAACGLTVRYGAGDAPFFDEAEWVLVCRKLYVQDMDPACVLPSAEGTILPYYGAKGGWHRIYTGQVVEAYAR
- the rpmE gene encoding 50S ribosomal protein L31, which translates into the protein MKEGIHPNYQQTTITCACGNVIETGSTKKDIKVEVCSKCHPFFTGKQKLVDTGGRVAKFNKKFGLDK
- the hflX gene encoding GTPase HflX, with translation MEKTETIRDKVLLVGLSSPVLKKEENADEATLEELSALVETAGAETVGMMLQNRPAPDPRTFIGEGKVAEAKLYCENTGATMVIFDNDLSPSQMRVLTQLLGVQVLDRCALILDIFAQRARTKEGRLQVELAQYQYLLPRLTGMWTHLERQAGTSGKGPIGSKGPGETQLETDRRHIHRKIDKLKADLEEVRRVRGTQRQRRQKNEIPVVAIVGYTNAGKSTLLNHLTGADIPANNRLFDTLDTTSRLLTVSDTLDVVISDTVGFIRKLPHQLVEAFKATLEELEYADLLLHVIDVSNPEWQQQSQVVENLILELGAGELPRIDVFNKCDQLPPGEIMPHGEDIVSISARTGAGVDTLLKKIADRLDSGSRRCVLHLPYDKGGLLDMLYREAKVESVEYGATIDVTAVCTPKVLGRVATYAEPPQ